CGAAGCACAGCATGAGGTAAGTAAAACAGAGCTTCGCCGGCACCCCAGGGCCACCAGATCCACACCGGATCACACAAAGGTCCACAAGAGATTTAGGACTACCCTGTCTGTTATTTAATTAAAGTTTTATAATTACAATTTGTATTCAAACTAAAGAGTGTTATACATGTGCTTATCTAAGCAAATTTTACAAAAAGCcttatgtttatataatatttttataagcCTGTTTATATTAATAGGCCTAGTTACCTCTCGCTCAAGTACGATGTATACATATTATTTGCAGATAAAAAATACACTGTGTCATATTACAAATGAAAGTATTCCTTTTTCAAGGATTTTCTTCAACACAGCTTAAAAGGTATACAATAAGCATCATAACAGCTGCAGTACAGCTTGACACTTGCCTGGCACTTTTAGGCTCCAGCTCTTCTCCCGGTCTTCTATGGTAATGTGGAAATTCATACTTCTGAAATAGCATACCAACACATACCAACTTTGGATATTATTCATTAGTTGAGAGTATCATCTGAATGAATATTGTCTGAAATTGGTATGCTAGTGTAGATGTGTGAACTTCCACTTTAGCATGGCAAGGCAGATCAGGAATACCACAGGTGATCAGAAGACCCAAATAATGACCCTTGGTGCCACTACAGTGcttactgtagtgtttatggtgcttacagtgtcctttCACTATACATAACAATTTCTCTACTGGgatgtaataatattttttactAATCACATTAAATGTAACACGCATTTTTGtcgatatatgtttttttatagtatttatttactttatggtGGGAGAAATTTGCGTATATCGTAGACttgtgcaaatgttttttttttcagatgtttGTACtgaatttaattccttttcagccATGCTCGAATGAATCAATCATCCATGATATACCTGTAGAGTCTGATTCAATGAATAAGACTCCACACGTAAACCCCGGACAATTTATTAGTCTATTACATAGCAGCATCTTACTGATAATGGTGCTTCTCTTTATTGCGCAataattgtttttacattttattactttgaaTTTAGATAATCTgataaaaatctaatttatttaaGGGTCCTCTGAAATTTTAACTAAACCGCTTGCTCTTCTTTTTTCAGGCTTGCACATTAGAATGTGAAGGGAAGTTACCATCAGCCAAAGCATGGGGGATGTGCAAAGAGCTTCTGCAATTGGCCAAAGTGGGCATTGCACAGGAAGCAGAAAAGGAACCAGATACCAATGAAAGCCACTTCATTGCCAAAAAGTATGGAGGCTTTATGAAAAGGTATGGTGGCTTCATGAAGAAAATGGATGAACTTTATCATGTTGAACCTGAAGAAGACAGTAATGGTGGAGAAATACCTGCCAAGAAGTATGGAGGTTTCATGAAAAAGGAGTTTGATGGTGATACATCAGATCTCCTAAGAGAGCTTTTGGGCACCAGTGGGGACCCAGAAACTGGAAATTACCATGAAAATAATGAGACACCAGCAGACATAAGCAAAAGATATGGAGGATTCATGAGAAATTACAGAAGAAGCCCAGATCAGGAAGATGAAACCAGAGAGATGCAGAAGAGATATGGTGGCTTTATGAGAAGAGTAGGCAGGCCCGAGTGGTGGCAGGATTACCAGAAAAGATATGGAGGGTTCATGA
The nucleotide sequence above comes from Pelobates fuscus isolate aPelFus1 chromosome 4, aPelFus1.pri, whole genome shotgun sequence. Encoded proteins:
- the PENK gene encoding proenkephalin-A: MHSVGLVLRQCSLVLLAMSTLFTVAIHGECTKDCASCSYHMGQQTEINSLACTLECEGKLPSAKAWGMCKELLQLAKVGIAQEAEKEPDTNESHFIAKKYGGFMKRYGGFMKKMDELYHVEPEEDSNGGEIPAKKYGGFMKKEFDGDTSDLLRELLGTSGDPETGNYHENNETPADISKRYGGFMRNYRRSPDQEDETREMQKRYGGFMRRVGRPEWWQDYQKRYGGFMRRFADSLVHSDEDGESYSKETPEMDKRYGGFMRF